From the Pseudomonadota bacterium genome, the window GCCGGCTTCCTGCCAGGGTAATAGATTAAGATACTTACTTTCTTCGGAAAAACGCAAGGGATCAATAAAACTTCCCGCGATCTTCACCCCCCAGTGCAGATGGGGTCCGGTCACGCGACCGCTGTTTCCCGAACGACCGACAATCTGCCCCCCCTGAACCGTTTCCCCCGGGCGACAGCTGATTTCATCAAGATGCATATAGAGAGAAAAGATTTCCAGACCATGATCGATAATAACCAATTTACCACTGTAATAA encodes:
- a CDS encoding M23 family metallopeptidase; protein product: YYSGKLVIIDHGLEIFSLYMHLDEISCRPGETVQGGQIVGRSGNSGRVTGPHLHWGVKIAGSFIDPLRFSEESKYLNLLPWQEAGGG